One Natronomonas moolapensis 8.8.11 genomic region harbors:
- a CDS encoding DNA-directed RNA polymerase subunit B'', whose protein sequence is MNRQDRRAISREYFSRERLAEHHFRSFNNFLDRGMQRVVDEKESINTDIGDKEGQEPVRVDLSNVRVVTPRVREADGSEELLYPQEARLRNITYSAPVFMEMSIVRGGEEEEEHVVDQAETKVGRMPIMVGSNKCNIADFTDAELVEIGEDPADPGGYFIVNGSERVLMTSEDLAPNKILAEYDTKYGDEIQIAKTFSQRRGYRALVLCERNRSGILEVSFPSVSGSINFVTLVRALGLESDEEIVHRVSDDPEIVKFMLENLEAAEVGSTAEAIETLGQRVAAGQGKNYQLKRANYVIDRYLLPHLHEEGVEDEETRMNKAVYLCRMAEACFELALDRRESDDKDHYANKRLKVSGDLMKDLFRTALNKLARDVKYQLERANMRNRQLSVSTVVRSDVLTERLEHPIATGNWVGGRSGVSQLVDRTDYMGVLSHLRRLRSPLSRSQPHFEARDLHATQWGRICPSETPEGPNCGLVKNFAQAMELSQNVDDERELKRELASMGVEGIPGIETVETHAADD, encoded by the coding sequence ATGAACCGACAGGACCGACGCGCGATCTCGCGGGAGTACTTTTCGCGGGAACGGCTCGCGGAGCATCACTTCCGATCGTTCAACAACTTCCTCGACCGCGGCATGCAGCGTGTCGTCGACGAGAAGGAGTCGATCAACACCGATATCGGCGACAAGGAGGGCCAAGAGCCCGTCCGCGTCGACCTCTCGAACGTCCGGGTCGTGACGCCACGGGTCCGGGAGGCCGACGGCTCCGAGGAACTGCTGTATCCCCAGGAGGCACGCCTCCGGAACATCACCTACTCCGCGCCGGTGTTCATGGAGATGTCCATCGTCCGCGGCGGCGAGGAGGAGGAAGAACACGTCGTCGACCAGGCCGAAACGAAAGTCGGCCGGATGCCGATCATGGTGGGTTCGAACAAGTGTAACATCGCCGATTTCACCGACGCCGAACTCGTCGAGATCGGCGAGGACCCCGCCGACCCCGGTGGCTACTTCATCGTCAACGGTTCCGAGCGCGTGCTGATGACGAGCGAGGACCTCGCGCCGAACAAGATCCTCGCGGAGTACGACACGAAGTACGGCGACGAGATCCAGATCGCGAAGACGTTCTCCCAGCGCCGCGGCTACCGCGCGCTGGTGCTGTGTGAGCGGAACCGAAGCGGCATCCTCGAGGTGTCGTTCCCCTCCGTCTCGGGCAGCATCAACTTCGTGACGCTCGTCCGCGCTCTCGGGCTGGAATCCGACGAGGAGATCGTCCACCGCGTGAGCGACGACCCCGAGATCGTGAAGTTCATGCTCGAGAACCTGGAGGCCGCGGAGGTCGGCTCGACCGCCGAGGCCATCGAGACGCTCGGTCAGCGCGTCGCCGCCGGCCAGGGCAAAAACTACCAGCTCAAACGCGCCAACTACGTCATCGATCGGTATCTCCTGCCGCACCTCCACGAGGAGGGCGTCGAGGACGAGGAGACCCGGATGAACAAGGCCGTCTATCTCTGTCGGATGGCCGAGGCGTGCTTCGAGTTGGCGCTCGATCGCCGCGAGTCCGACGACAAGGACCACTACGCGAACAAGCGGCTGAAGGTCTCCGGCGATCTGATGAAGGACCTGTTCCGGACGGCGCTGAACAAGCTGGCCCGGGACGTGAAGTATCAGCTCGAACGGGCCAACATGCGGAACCGCCAGCTCTCGGTGAGTACGGTCGTCCGCTCGGACGTGCTCACCGAGCGGCTCGAACACCCGATCGCGACGGGCAACTGGGTCGGCGGCCGATCCGGCGTCTCCCAGCTGGTCGATCGAACCGACTACATGGGCGTTCTGAGCCACCTGCGTCGCCTGCGCTCGCCGCTTTCCCGCTCGCAGCCGCACTTCGAGGCGCGGGACCTCCACGCCACCCAGTGGGGGCGGATCTGTCCCTCCGAGACGCCGGAGGGCCCCAACTGCGGCCTCGTGAAGAACTTCGCACAGGCGATGGAACTGTCCCAGAACGTCGACGACGAGCGCGAACTGAAACGCGAACTCGCTTCGATGGGCGTCGAGGGCATTCCGGGAATCGAGACGGTCGAAACACACGCGGCGGACGACTAA
- a CDS encoding DNA-directed RNA polymerase subunit H has protein sequence MVDVSQHNQVPEHTVLDRDSVEELLAEYDIRRTDLPKIQRRDAALPEDAEVGDVIKIVRDSRTTDEAIVYRLVVE, from the coding sequence ATGGTAGACGTAAGCCAACATAATCAGGTTCCGGAGCACACCGTCCTCGATCGCGATTCGGTCGAGGAACTGCTCGCGGAGTACGACATCCGACGCACAGATCTGCCGAAAATACAGCGCCGCGACGCTGCCCTCCCCGAGGACGCTGAGGTCGGCGACGTAATAAAGATCGTCCGAGACTCCCGGACCACGGACGAAGCGATCGTGTATCGACTGGTGGTAGAATGA
- the pheA gene encoding prephenate dehydratase — translation MRALTLGPDGTYSHRAAKSVTDDIEFVESVTGIVEGVAGGEYGRGVVPIENSIEGSVTESLDALADRNVAIVREIVTPIQHALLAQTGEFDVVASHPQALAQCRNFLSEEYPSATTEAVASTARGVERAREDPTVAAIGHPATAGDDLQVLARDIQDSTSNATRFLVLAPESERSDAGGKSTVIVYPNTNFPGLLLEMLEPFADRDINLSRVESRPSGERLGDYVFHLDFAAGLYEDRTRGAIDELRDIATHGWVRVLGSYDTEHVL, via the coding sequence ATGAGAGCCCTCACGCTCGGCCCGGACGGAACGTACTCCCACCGCGCGGCGAAGTCCGTCACCGACGACATCGAGTTCGTCGAATCGGTGACGGGGATCGTTGAGGGAGTCGCTGGCGGCGAGTACGGACGCGGTGTCGTCCCGATCGAAAACAGCATCGAGGGGTCCGTCACCGAGTCCCTCGACGCTCTGGCCGACCGGAACGTCGCGATCGTCCGCGAGATCGTGACGCCGATCCAACACGCCCTCCTGGCTCAGACCGGCGAGTTCGACGTCGTCGCCAGCCACCCCCAGGCGCTCGCGCAGTGCCGGAACTTCCTGAGCGAGGAGTATCCGAGCGCGACGACGGAGGCGGTCGCCTCGACTGCCCGCGGCGTCGAGCGCGCCCGCGAGGACCCGACGGTGGCGGCGATCGGCCACCCGGCGACGGCCGGGGACGACCTGCAGGTGCTCGCCCGCGACATCCAGGACAGCACCTCGAACGCGACTCGCTTTCTCGTGCTCGCACCCGAGTCCGAACGCTCCGACGCCGGTGGCAAGAGCACGGTGATCGTCTACCCGAACACGAACTTTCCCGGGCTCCTCCTCGAAATGCTCGAACCGTTCGCCGACCGCGACATCAACCTCTCGCGGGTCGAGTCCCGACCCAGCGGGGAGCGCCTCGGCGACTACGTCTTCCATCTGGACTTCGCCGCCGGCCTCTACGAGGACCGCACCCGGGGGGCGATCGACGAGTTGCGCGACATCGCGACCCACGGATGGGTCCGGGTGCTCGGCTCCTACGACACGGAGCACGTCCTCTGA
- the uvrB gene encoding excinuclease ABC subunit UvrB, giving the protein MSDSGPLQPDRPDLDRAFRVEAPFDPAGDQPDAIAELVAGYEAGAEKQTLLGVTGSGKTNTVSWLIEELQQPTLVLAHNKTLAAQLYEEFRSLFPDNAVEYFVSYYDYYQPEAYVERTDTYIDKDMSINEEIDRLRHSATRSLLTRDDVIVVASVSAIYGLGDPGNYEGMAMRLEPGDEVGREDLLKRLVDLNYERNDVDFQQGTFRVRGDTVEIYPMYGRHALRVEFWGDEIDRIMKVDVLNGDVVSTEPAALVHPAEHYSMPEEKLRRAIEEIEELKEQRVSYFERQGDLVAAQRIEERTTFDLEMLEETGYCSGIENYSVHMSDRQSGEPPYTLLDYFPDDFLTVVDESHQSIPQIKGQYEGDKSRKDSLVENGFRLPTAYDNRPLTFEEFEDKTDRTLYVSATPGDYERQHSEAIVEQIVRPTHLVDPEIEISPAEEQIEDLIERIEATPEGERVLVTTLTKRMAEDLTEYLEGSGVDVAYMHDETDTLERHELIRSLRLGEIQVLVGINLLREGLDIPEVSLVAILDADQEGFLRSETTLVQTMGRAARNVEGRVVLYADETTDSMQSAIAETRRRREIQTEFNEEHGHEPRTIEKAVSETSLPGSKTDTDGVSGVDADSPAEAEELVERLERRMEEAADNLEFELAADIRDRIRKLKETFEELDAPDDGVPAPDDSG; this is encoded by the coding sequence ATGAGCGACAGCGGTCCCCTACAACCCGACCGCCCGGACCTCGACCGGGCGTTCCGGGTCGAGGCCCCCTTCGATCCCGCGGGCGATCAACCCGACGCGATTGCGGAGCTGGTCGCCGGGTACGAGGCCGGCGCGGAGAAACAGACCCTCCTCGGGGTCACCGGCTCGGGGAAGACCAACACCGTCTCGTGGTTGATCGAGGAGCTCCAGCAGCCGACGCTCGTGCTCGCACACAACAAGACGCTCGCGGCACAGCTCTACGAGGAGTTCCGAAGCCTCTTTCCCGACAACGCCGTCGAGTATTTCGTCTCCTATTACGACTACTACCAGCCCGAAGCCTACGTCGAGCGCACCGACACCTACATCGACAAGGATATGTCGATAAACGAGGAGATCGACCGGCTCAGACACTCCGCGACGCGATCGCTGCTCACGCGAGACGACGTGATCGTTGTCGCGTCAGTGTCTGCTATCTACGGCCTCGGCGACCCGGGCAACTACGAGGGGATGGCGATGCGCCTCGAGCCGGGCGACGAGGTCGGGCGCGAGGACCTGTTGAAACGGCTCGTCGACCTGAACTACGAGCGCAACGACGTCGACTTCCAGCAGGGTACCTTTCGGGTCCGGGGTGACACCGTTGAGATTTACCCGATGTACGGCCGCCACGCCCTCCGTGTGGAGTTCTGGGGCGACGAGATCGATCGCATCATGAAAGTCGACGTACTGAACGGCGATGTCGTCTCGACGGAGCCCGCGGCCCTCGTCCACCCCGCGGAGCACTACTCGATGCCGGAGGAGAAGCTCCGGCGCGCGATCGAGGAAATCGAGGAGCTGAAAGAACAGCGCGTAAGCTACTTCGAGCGCCAGGGCGATCTCGTCGCGGCCCAGCGCATCGAGGAGCGGACGACCTTCGACCTCGAGATGCTCGAGGAGACCGGCTACTGCTCCGGCATCGAGAACTACTCCGTGCACATGTCCGATCGGCAGTCGGGGGAGCCGCCCTACACGCTGCTCGATTACTTTCCCGACGACTTCCTGACGGTCGTCGACGAATCCCACCAGTCTATCCCGCAGATCAAGGGCCAATACGAGGGTGATAAATCACGCAAGGACTCGCTGGTCGAGAACGGTTTCCGGCTGCCGACCGCCTACGACAACCGCCCTCTGACGTTCGAGGAGTTTGAGGACAAGACCGACCGGACGCTGTACGTCTCCGCGACGCCCGGCGACTACGAGCGCCAACACTCCGAGGCGATCGTCGAACAGATCGTCCGGCCGACCCACCTGGTCGATCCGGAAATCGAGATCTCCCCCGCCGAGGAGCAAATCGAGGACCTCATAGAACGGATTGAGGCGACCCCCGAAGGTGAACGCGTCCTCGTGACGACGCTCACCAAACGGATGGCCGAGGACCTCACCGAGTACCTAGAGGGTTCGGGCGTCGACGTCGCCTACATGCACGACGAGACGGACACCCTCGAACGCCACGAGCTGATCCGGTCGCTCCGATTGGGTGAAATTCAGGTACTCGTCGGTATCAACCTCCTGCGGGAGGGACTCGACATCCCCGAGGTGAGCCTCGTCGCCATCCTCGACGCCGATCAAGAGGGCTTCCTGCGCTCGGAGACGACGCTCGTTCAGACGATGGGGCGGGCGGCCCGAAACGTCGAAGGGCGGGTCGTCCTCTACGCCGACGAAACGACCGATTCAATGCAGTCAGCCATTGCGGAGACCCGCCGCCGCCGAGAGATCCAGACCGAATTCAACGAGGAACACGGCCACGAGCCCCGAACAATCGAGAAGGCCGTCAGCGAGACGAGCCTTCCCGGCTCGAAGACCGACACCGACGGCGTCTCCGGCGTCGACGCCGACTCGCCCGCGGAGGCCGAGGAGCTTGTCGAACGGCTCGAACGCCGTATGGAGGAGGCTGCAGACAACCTCGAATTCGAACTCGCAGCCGACATTCGCGATCGGATCCGCAAACTCAAAGAGACGTTCGAGGAGCTCGACGCCCCCGATGACGGGGTCCCAGCCCCGGACGATTCGGGCTAA
- a CDS encoding CPBP family intramembrane glutamic endopeptidase, giving the protein MPRWVAFSALTLVVLALVLFSARASERVVSELAEPTPRPASLSDGADHLDATDRAGVWRAQSSRPGPMAMLANVGASHALLAAVLAVGVWLAEIPLSSLGVGTATAADAIVAGTGLGLAVAAANTLLGGLIDADPSAALRDLLGPESAPGWALLLLVALPVIAGFEELLFRAILIGAFSSGFGISPWLLAVGSSVAFAAGHGAQGRLGIAVTGALGLVLAVVFVMTESLAVVVVAHYVVNAVEFVLAEGIGYEPFGST; this is encoded by the coding sequence GTGCCCCGGTGGGTCGCCTTCTCGGCGCTCACCCTCGTCGTGTTGGCGTTGGTTCTTTTTTCGGCTCGTGCGTCCGAGCGCGTCGTCTCCGAACTCGCGGAACCGACGCCACGGCCAGCGTCGCTTTCGGACGGGGCCGATCATCTCGACGCGACAGATCGCGCCGGCGTCTGGCGTGCCCAGAGTTCTCGGCCCGGCCCGATGGCGATGCTGGCGAACGTCGGCGCCTCACACGCCCTGCTGGCCGCCGTCCTCGCTGTCGGCGTCTGGCTGGCCGAGATCCCGCTTTCGTCACTCGGTGTCGGGACGGCAACCGCCGCGGACGCCATCGTTGCCGGAACCGGCCTCGGGCTTGCGGTCGCGGCCGCAAACACGCTTCTCGGCGGGCTGATCGATGCCGACCCGAGTGCAGCACTTCGGGACCTTCTCGGCCCCGAATCCGCCCCCGGCTGGGCGCTTCTCCTCCTCGTCGCCCTGCCGGTCATCGCAGGCTTCGAAGAACTGCTGTTTCGGGCGATCCTGATCGGCGCGTTCTCAAGCGGCTTCGGGATTTCGCCGTGGCTCCTCGCCGTGGGTTCCTCGGTTGCTTTCGCCGCCGGCCACGGCGCACAGGGGCGACTTGGGATCGCCGTGACGGGTGCCCTCGGACTGGTTCTCGCCGTTGTGTTCGTGATGACTGAGAGCTTGGCAGTCGTCGTCGTCGCCCACTACGTCGTCAACGCCGTGGAGTTCGTTCTGGCGGAGGGGATCGGCTACGAGCCGTTCGGGTCGACGTAG